The following are encoded in a window of Mycobacteroides chelonae CCUG 47445 genomic DNA:
- a CDS encoding SDR family oxidoreductase has translation MDKITGKNIAITGAARGIGYATATALLRRGARVVIGDRDVEALGAAVEGLKEEGNVDAHPVDVTDPASFKRFLEAAGAGGPVDVLINNAGVMPIGPFLSTSDGAIRSMLEVNLYGVINGCRLALPEMVARRGGQIVNIASVAGLMAAPGMAVYNASKFGVVGLSRALSDEFEPQGVQVSAVLPTFTNTELIAGTDSTGAQKPVEPEDIAAAVVRIIEKPRVQVTVPKPLGAVTTIVNSLPTKVRRFMSKKTGTDRVFLDIDTNARSAYENRAGSSLGVTKPDGE, from the coding sequence ATGGACAAAATCACGGGCAAGAACATCGCCATTACCGGTGCCGCACGCGGTATCGGTTACGCCACCGCCACCGCGCTGCTGCGTCGGGGCGCCCGGGTGGTGATCGGCGACCGTGATGTCGAGGCGCTCGGAGCAGCGGTCGAAGGCCTCAAAGAAGAAGGAAACGTCGATGCCCATCCCGTGGACGTGACCGACCCCGCCTCGTTCAAGCGTTTCCTGGAGGCCGCCGGTGCCGGCGGACCGGTCGACGTACTCATCAACAACGCGGGTGTCATGCCGATCGGACCGTTCCTGTCCACCAGCGACGGTGCGATCCGGTCGATGCTGGAGGTGAATCTGTACGGCGTCATCAACGGCTGCCGCCTGGCGCTTCCCGAGATGGTGGCGCGTCGTGGCGGTCAGATCGTCAACATCGCCTCGGTCGCCGGTTTGATGGCGGCCCCCGGCATGGCGGTCTACAACGCGTCCAAATTCGGTGTTGTCGGTCTGTCCCGCGCGCTGAGCGACGAGTTCGAGCCACAAGGGGTGCAGGTCAGCGCCGTACTACCGACCTTCACCAACACCGAATTGATCGCAGGCACCGATTCGACCGGCGCCCAGAAGCCCGTCGAACCCGAAGACATCGCCGCGGCCGTGGTGCGCATCATCGAAAAACCGCGCGTGCAGGTCACTGTCCCCAAGCCGCTGGGCGCCGTCACCACGATCGTCAACTCCCTGCCCACCAAGGTCCGCCGGTTCATGAGCAAAAAGACCGGAACCGATCGCGTGTTCCTCGATATCGACACCAACGCACGCAGCGCATACGAGAACCGTGCGGGTTCGAGCCTGGGTGTGACCAAGCCCGACGGCGAATAG
- a CDS encoding geranylgeranyl reductase family protein → MSEKHYDIAVVGGGPAGSSAAWQAARTGASVVLVDKAEFPRDKPCGDGLTARAVSYLQKMGLAQEVAQFHRVDGVRVDSGSVWELTFPKRPGMPDHGHVVRRPELDTLLLKHAESAGVEVRQSTEAVAPIGDGDLVKGIEVKTANGSRETISADAVIVADGAYSPIKRAMNLDSEVKGYTAIAIRAEMEANREDSNMLDIDLRLHHNNDALIGYGWVFPLGAGRINIGIGYVNSYKKWQDVNAAQVLDTYMKKLPREWELPDLAELRKNKGVRAWRLPMGFTAWPPWRPGVLFAGDALGAGKPVSGAGISKALESGLAAGECAVAALQNAGPQDFTNYQQRMNDAWGREYRRGRIMHRALGNPWLCDKGIKLMDNATFRDNMLKALYKRAQGPGHKH, encoded by the coding sequence GTGAGCGAGAAGCACTACGACATTGCGGTAGTCGGCGGAGGCCCGGCCGGGTCATCCGCGGCCTGGCAAGCCGCCCGCACGGGCGCCAGCGTGGTTCTCGTCGATAAGGCCGAATTCCCGCGGGATAAGCCGTGCGGCGACGGTCTGACCGCCCGCGCGGTGAGCTACCTACAGAAAATGGGCCTGGCCCAAGAGGTCGCCCAGTTCCATCGCGTCGATGGTGTGCGCGTGGACAGCGGCAGCGTCTGGGAACTCACCTTCCCCAAGCGTCCCGGTATGCCCGATCACGGACATGTGGTGCGCCGCCCTGAGCTGGACACCCTGCTGCTCAAGCACGCCGAGTCCGCAGGCGTAGAAGTGCGCCAGTCCACCGAGGCAGTGGCCCCAATCGGCGACGGCGACCTGGTCAAGGGCATCGAAGTCAAAACCGCGAATGGATCTCGCGAGACCATCTCGGCCGACGCGGTGATTGTCGCCGACGGCGCCTACTCCCCCATCAAGCGCGCGATGAACCTCGACTCCGAGGTCAAGGGATACACCGCGATTGCGATCCGGGCCGAGATGGAAGCCAACCGCGAAGACTCCAACATGCTCGACATCGACCTGCGGCTGCACCACAACAACGACGCGCTGATCGGATACGGCTGGGTTTTCCCACTCGGCGCCGGACGCATCAACATCGGCATCGGGTACGTCAACAGCTACAAGAAGTGGCAGGACGTCAACGCCGCGCAGGTGCTCGATACCTACATGAAGAAGCTGCCCAGGGAGTGGGAGCTGCCCGACCTGGCCGAGCTGCGCAAGAACAAGGGTGTGCGCGCCTGGCGCCTGCCCATGGGATTCACCGCGTGGCCGCCCTGGCGTCCCGGCGTGCTGTTCGCCGGCGACGCGCTGGGCGCGGGTAAGCCGGTCAGTGGCGCCGGCATCTCCAAGGCCCTCGAATCCGGTTTGGCGGCAGGCGAATGTGCGGTGGCGGCGTTGCAGAACGCCGGGCCACAGGACTTCACCAACTACCAGCAGCGGATGAACGATGCCTGGGGCCGGGAGTACCGCCGCGGGCGGATCATGCACCGCGCGCTGGGCAATCCGTGGCTGTGCGACAAGGGCATCAAGCTGATGGACAACGCGACCTTCCGCGACAACATGCTCAAGGCCTTGTACAAGCGGGCTCAGGGCCCCGGTCACAAGCACTGA
- a CDS encoding YoaK family protein, which yields MVLATGLSTVAGFLDAIGFVHLGGYFLSFMSGNTTRMAASTATQHWESAYKAAGLIGMFFIGVMVGAVASRISGQHERVAVLAVASSTVAAAAITQELGAGVAALLLTALAMGSMNSVFQRSGEVQVGLTYITGTVVKAGQRLVDAFFGGPRWVWLRYITLWAGLTVGAVLGAATYHRIGLNALWIGLALLLIATITTWLVRRSSPAVLDPDQI from the coding sequence ATGGTGCTCGCCACTGGACTATCCACGGTCGCGGGGTTTCTCGATGCGATTGGGTTCGTGCATCTGGGCGGGTACTTCCTGTCTTTCATGAGCGGGAACACGACCAGGATGGCGGCATCAACCGCCACCCAGCACTGGGAATCCGCGTACAAGGCAGCCGGTTTGATCGGCATGTTCTTCATCGGGGTGATGGTCGGTGCGGTCGCATCACGCATCAGTGGCCAACATGAACGGGTCGCCGTCCTGGCGGTTGCCTCAAGCACCGTGGCGGCGGCGGCGATCACCCAGGAATTAGGCGCGGGCGTCGCGGCGCTGCTCCTGACGGCACTCGCGATGGGCTCCATGAACTCGGTTTTCCAGCGCTCCGGCGAAGTCCAGGTGGGCCTCACCTACATCACCGGCACGGTGGTCAAGGCCGGGCAGCGACTCGTCGATGCGTTCTTCGGCGGCCCTCGGTGGGTGTGGCTGCGCTACATCACGCTCTGGGCGGGCCTGACCGTCGGCGCCGTCCTGGGTGCAGCGACCTACCACCGCATCGGACTCAACGCACTGTGGATTGGCCTGGCGCTGCTGCTCATCGCCACTATCACCACGTGGTTGGTGCGCCGTTCCAGCCCTGCGGTTTTAGATCCGGACCAGATCTAG
- a CDS encoding maleylpyruvate isomerase family mycothiol-dependent enzyme, producing the protein MTPDEWLEALRSGIAAVTATRPEHLDREAPSCPGWAARDVVAHLGGVHRWAVGVVIGQKIPYTDVDPDAPTGEAVIGWYADRAANLVSALTSKDLDTPTKSPFGERPVRFWYRRQANEVAVHRWDIEHAYRGWDADPIDATLAADGISEWSELFTPRRIGRDGGTPEDLLGARILLHANDAGGSWLLRADADGIGIVDDDAEPDATITASTSDLLLALWHRVPLSHLTVDGDVARVERVLDLVRI; encoded by the coding sequence ATGACACCCGATGAGTGGCTAGAGGCGTTGCGATCGGGGATTGCGGCGGTCACCGCCACCCGGCCCGAGCATCTGGACCGGGAAGCGCCGTCCTGTCCCGGCTGGGCAGCACGCGATGTGGTCGCCCATCTCGGCGGAGTGCACCGCTGGGCCGTGGGAGTCGTTATCGGTCAAAAGATTCCGTACACAGATGTCGACCCGGACGCGCCGACGGGGGAGGCCGTCATCGGTTGGTATGCCGACCGCGCAGCCAATCTGGTCTCCGCATTGACCTCGAAAGATCTCGATACCCCCACGAAGTCGCCGTTCGGTGAGCGGCCGGTGCGGTTCTGGTATCGCCGGCAGGCCAACGAGGTGGCGGTGCACCGCTGGGACATCGAGCACGCATACCGGGGCTGGGACGCCGACCCCATCGACGCGACCCTCGCGGCCGATGGCATCAGCGAGTGGTCGGAGCTCTTCACACCCAGGCGTATCGGGCGTGACGGCGGCACCCCGGAGGACCTACTGGGAGCGCGAATACTTCTGCACGCCAACGACGCCGGCGGCTCCTGGCTGTTGCGTGCCGATGCTGACGGCATCGGCATCGTGGACGACGACGCGGAACCGGACGCCACGATTACGGCGTCGACGTCTGACCTACTGCTGGCGCTATGGCACCGGGTTCCATTGTCACACTTGACGGTCGATGGAGATGTGGCTCGTGTCGAGCGGGTGCTAGATCTGGTCCGGATCTAA
- a CDS encoding alpha/beta fold hydrolase — translation MPFFDAENTSLYYEEQGSGHPILLLAPGGLRSSIPYWERVAWNPIQELSAHYRVITMDQRNAGQSSAPVTGRETWATYAADQLSLLDHLGIDRFHVLGMCIGGSFIAKLATTAPERITAAVVAQTIGQDDNLATFREIFDEWSTGLVSTHPEADDTAWQKYWNALFINDNRVFSVPDTELRDIRVPLLVLNGDDRFHPAIASRALVDAVPDAQFIERWKETDELPAAREAVSEFLKRHTPA, via the coding sequence GTGCCTTTTTTCGATGCAGAGAACACCAGCCTGTACTACGAGGAACAGGGCTCGGGACATCCCATCCTGTTGCTTGCGCCCGGTGGCCTGCGCTCATCGATTCCCTACTGGGAACGCGTCGCATGGAACCCCATCCAAGAACTCTCCGCTCACTACCGCGTCATCACGATGGATCAACGCAACGCAGGCCAGTCCTCGGCCCCGGTCACCGGCCGGGAGACCTGGGCGACCTACGCGGCCGACCAGCTGAGCCTGCTTGATCACCTGGGCATCGACCGCTTCCACGTCCTGGGCATGTGCATCGGTGGCTCGTTCATCGCCAAACTCGCCACCACCGCCCCCGAACGGATCACCGCCGCGGTGGTGGCTCAGACCATCGGCCAGGACGACAATCTCGCCACATTTCGGGAGATATTCGACGAGTGGTCGACAGGTCTGGTGTCCACGCACCCCGAAGCCGACGACACCGCATGGCAGAAATATTGGAATGCGTTGTTCATCAACGACAATCGAGTCTTCAGTGTGCCCGACACGGAACTAAGGGATATCCGGGTTCCGTTGCTCGTCCTCAACGGTGACGACAGGTTCCATCCCGCGATCGCCAGTCGCGCACTTGTGGACGCCGTACCGGATGCGCAGTTCATCGAACGATGGAAAGAGACCGACGAGCTTCCTGCTGCTCGAGAAGCGGTGTCTGAGTTCCTGAAACGACATACCCCGGCCTAA
- a CDS encoding LysR family substrate-binding domain-containing protein: MTSPSLTLGYVPGGTPAKWARIWAERYPEVPLQLRAVAAADAADAVRAGTVDVALLRPPSDSAGLAVIPLYEETTVAVVPADHHLSAADAITAADLDGEPTLVPLDDVLNWDDAPGSPVDHRPETTEDAIELVAAGLGALIVPQSLARLYHRKDLTYRPVTDAPTCPVALAFPEGVQSALVEEFIGIVRGRKPGSSRGQAEPAPKRTAREKTLAKQAARATAGKVARKPGRTERGRR; this comes from the coding sequence GGTACGTCCCCGGCGGGACGCCTGCGAAGTGGGCCCGTATCTGGGCAGAGCGTTATCCCGAGGTCCCGCTGCAGTTGCGAGCGGTTGCCGCAGCCGACGCGGCGGACGCGGTGCGGGCCGGCACCGTCGATGTGGCACTGCTACGACCGCCGTCCGATTCAGCCGGGCTGGCGGTGATCCCTCTCTACGAGGAGACAACGGTGGCTGTGGTGCCGGCCGATCACCACCTCAGTGCTGCCGACGCCATCACCGCTGCGGATCTCGATGGCGAGCCGACGCTGGTACCCCTCGACGATGTGCTGAACTGGGACGACGCTCCCGGCAGCCCGGTGGATCATCGACCCGAGACCACTGAGGACGCAATAGAACTCGTTGCGGCGGGGCTGGGCGCGCTCATCGTCCCGCAGTCCTTGGCGCGGCTTTATCACCGTAAGGACCTCACGTACCGTCCGGTCACCGACGCGCCCACGTGTCCGGTGGCGCTTGCCTTTCCGGAGGGCGTGCAGTCGGCGCTGGTCGAGGAGTTCATCGGCATTGTGCGCGGTCGCAAGCCAGGTTCATCGCGGGGGCAGGCCGAACCGGCGCCGAAACGTACCGCCCGAGAAAAGACACTGGCCAAGCAGGCCGCCCGCGCCACTGCGGGAAAGGTCGCCCGCAAGCCGGGGCGAACCGAGCGCGGTCGGCGCTGA